In the genome of Notamacropus eugenii isolate mMacEug1 chromosome 5, mMacEug1.pri_v2, whole genome shotgun sequence, one region contains:
- the LOC140503471 gene encoding natural cytotoxicity triggering receptor 1-like isoform X3, whose translation MAPTLSALLCLGLCLSWRIWAQKHTLPRPTLRAEPGLVIPHGQPVSLWYKGPPGAVWYDLLKEDYYHMRRSAAGREAEFPISPVTAYTAGSYQCFYQIQSSRSEASKPLVQTVTDPASQDYTVGNLLRLSLAGLLLFLLWVLLAEAWQSDRSLSRSLSRSRKP comes from the exons ATGGCCCCCACACTCTCTGCCCTGCTCTGCTTAG GGCTATGTCTGAGCTGGAGGATCTGGGCACAAAAGC ACACATTGCCCAGACCCACCCTCAGGGCTGAGCCAGGCTTGGTGATCCCTCACGGGCAGCCTGTGTCCCTCTGGTATAAAGGGCCCCCTGGGGCTGTTTGGTATGATCTGCTGAAGGAAGACTATTACCACATGAGAAGGTCTGCAGCTGGGAGGGAGGCCGAGTTCCCCATCTCTCCCGTGACAGCATACACTGCTGGGAGTTACCAATGTTTCTACCAGATCCAATCATCGCGGTCAGAGGCCAGTAAACCCCTGGTGCAGACTGTGACAG ATCCTGCTTCCCAGGATTACACTGTGGGCAACCTCCTGCGCCTGAGCCTGGCTGGGCTGCTTCTCTTCCTCCTGTGGGTCCTGCTGGCTGAAGCCTGGCAGTCGGACAGGAGCCTGAGCAGGAGCCTGAGCAGGAGCAGGAAACCCTGA
- the LOC140503471 gene encoding natural cytotoxicity triggering receptor 1-like isoform X2, with protein sequence MAPTLSALLCLGLCLSWRIWAQKHTLPRPTLRAEPGLVIPHGQPVSLWYKGPPGAVWYDLLKEDYYHMRRSAAGREAEFPISPVTAYTAGSYQCFYQIQSSRSEASKPLVQTVTGLYYSPSVSALPSSEVASGHNVTLLCHSEVLCDTYILYNDGDRNTQDPASQDYTVGNLLRLSLAGLLLFLLWVLLAEAWQSDRSLSRSLSRSRKP encoded by the exons ATGGCCCCCACACTCTCTGCCCTGCTCTGCTTAG GGCTATGTCTGAGCTGGAGGATCTGGGCACAAAAGC ACACATTGCCCAGACCCACCCTCAGGGCTGAGCCAGGCTTGGTGATCCCTCACGGGCAGCCTGTGTCCCTCTGGTATAAAGGGCCCCCTGGGGCTGTTTGGTATGATCTGCTGAAGGAAGACTATTACCACATGAGAAGGTCTGCAGCTGGGAGGGAGGCCGAGTTCCCCATCTCTCCCGTGACAGCATACACTGCTGGGAGTTACCAATGTTTCTACCAGATCCAATCATCGCGGTCAGAGGCCAGTAAACCCCTGGTGCAGACTGTGACAG gccTGTATTATTCACCCTCCGTCTCAGCCTTGCCCAGCTCTGAGGTGGCCTCAGGACACAATGTCACCCTCCTCTGTCACTCAGAAGTATTGTGTGACACGTATATCCTGTACAATGATGGAGACAGAAACACCCAAG ATCCTGCTTCCCAGGATTACACTGTGGGCAACCTCCTGCGCCTGAGCCTGGCTGGGCTGCTTCTCTTCCTCCTGTGGGTCCTGCTGGCTGAAGCCTGGCAGTCGGACAGGAGCCTGAGCAGGAGCCTGAGCAGGAGCAGGAAACCCTGA
- the LOC140503471 gene encoding natural cytotoxicity triggering receptor 1-like isoform X1, whose protein sequence is MAPTLSALLCLGLCLSWRIWAQKHTLPRPTLRAEPGLVIPHGQPVSLWYKGPPGAVWYDLLKEDYYHMRRSAAGREAEFPISPVTAYTAGSYQCFYQIQSSRSEASKPLVQTVTGLYYSPSVSALPSSEVASGHNVTLLCHSEVLCDTYILYNDGDRNTQGKAHYHGRGALASFSMPAVTTALINATAFRVSGPMSGQPPVTPWCSGSQILLPRITLWATSCA, encoded by the exons ATGGCCCCCACACTCTCTGCCCTGCTCTGCTTAG GGCTATGTCTGAGCTGGAGGATCTGGGCACAAAAGC ACACATTGCCCAGACCCACCCTCAGGGCTGAGCCAGGCTTGGTGATCCCTCACGGGCAGCCTGTGTCCCTCTGGTATAAAGGGCCCCCTGGGGCTGTTTGGTATGATCTGCTGAAGGAAGACTATTACCACATGAGAAGGTCTGCAGCTGGGAGGGAGGCCGAGTTCCCCATCTCTCCCGTGACAGCATACACTGCTGGGAGTTACCAATGTTTCTACCAGATCCAATCATCGCGGTCAGAGGCCAGTAAACCCCTGGTGCAGACTGTGACAG gccTGTATTATTCACCCTCCGTCTCAGCCTTGCCCAGCTCTGAGGTGGCCTCAGGACACAATGTCACCCTCCTCTGTCACTCAGAAGTATTGTGTGACACGTATATCCTGTACAATGATGGAGACAGAAACACCCAAGGCAAGGCCCATTACCATGGAAGGGGAGCTCTGGCCAGCTTCTCCATGCCAGCTGTGACCACTGCCCTTATCAATGCAACAGCTTTCAGAGTGTCAGGCCCTATGAGTGGTCAGCCCCCAGTGACCCCCTGGTGCTCAGGGTCACAG ATCCTGCTTCCCAGGATTACACTGTGGGCAACCTCCTGCGCCTGA